Proteins encoded by one window of Sardina pilchardus chromosome 7, fSarPil1.1, whole genome shotgun sequence:
- the LOC134088027 gene encoding tumor necrosis factor receptor superfamily member 6B-like — protein sequence MFLLYVAVFLTVLSTVPCSSQQSAPTYPWEDAETREAVTCEKCPPGTYVGSHCSKHQRTVCRPCAESQYTEYWNYVEECLLCDYPCSEVQEEVHGCNGTHNRVCRCKEGYYNTLDFCLKHSVCSPGKGVKVAGTGERDVECARCEDGFFSNVSSSVAECRPHAVCAAHQTAVPGTHTHDTFCSTCTSNGLHHQHEHDARVCRQEAVRLVLARLSSERQNQKLLRHLRRGNRRGTSTPALAELLDLLVVQDGQAGLKVLLENLERARLDQLRDTVSDWFSP from the exons ATGTTTTTG TTGTACGTTGCGGTCTTCCTCACCGTTCTCTCAACCGTGCCATGCTCTAGCCAGCAGTCGGCTCCCACGTACCCCTGGGAGGACGCAGAGACTAGGGAGGCGGTAACTTGTGAAAAGTGTCCCCCAGGGACGTACGTGGGCTCCCACTGCTCGAAGCATCAACGCACCGTGTGTCGCCCCTGCGCTGAGTCTCAGTACACTGAGTACTGGAACTACGTAGAGGAGTGCCTGCTGTGTGACTATCCTTGCTCTGAGGTCCAGGAGGAAGTTCATGGCTGTAACGGAAcacacaaccgtgtgtgccgcTGTAAGGAGGGCTACTACAACACGCTGGACTTCTGCCTCAAGCATTCCGTCTGCTCGCCAGGGAAAGGAGTGAAAGTAGCAG gaacgGGGGAGCGTGACGTGGAGTGTGCGCGGTGTGAGGACGGCTTCTTCTCCAACGTGTCGTCCAGCGTGGCGGAGTGTCGGCCGCATGCGGTGTGTGCTGCCCACCAGACGGCCGtgcccggcacacacacacacgacaccttCTGCTCCACATGCACCTCCAACggcctccaccaccagcacgaGCACG ACGCTAGAGTGTGTAGGCAGGAGGCGGTGCGGTTGGTTCTAGCGCGGCTGAGCTCGGAGCGCCAGAACCAGAAGCTGCTGCGGCACCTGAGGCGGGGGAACCGCAGGGGAACCTCCACTCCGGCGCTAGCGGAACTCCTGGACCTGCTGGTGGTGCAGGACGGCCAGGCGGGCCTGAAGGTTCTACTGGAGAACCTAGAACGCGCCCGGCTCGACCAGTTACGGGACACCGTCAGCGATTGGTTCTCAccttag